CTACATTTTATAGTAATTTCAAGTAAAAAAGTCTTGTAAAGTCACGTGCTTGATGGTGCCACAGACACAGGAGGGTTTGACATTGCCAGTCTCATCTAAGTTTCTGAGACAGTCCCACAGGGCCATGGATTCCCAAGGGATGGTATGCAGAGAAGCCTACAAGGAACATGGCAGGATGCAGCTGTCTCTTAGTTCCAAGGCTTGTGAGCCCGACACATATATCCTGGAAGGGaatcccaggacccaggacccaggaccccATGCCTTCCACACCCtgggttccaggacaggaaaTACCATGCTCCACGGTGCTGCTCCTCAGGTCTCGAGCTAGATAGGTGCACAGGCTAGGTAGGGACTCACCCTGTGATTTCCCAACACATAGAAGATGTGACCCAGCAGCACAAGGGAGCAGGCTGTGAGGCGGTTCAGGTCCTCTGCATTTGACATCTTCAGAGTTTCTCGAAGAAACCGCCTGTAAGAGGAGACAGATGCTGGCACCCTGCAGGTATCAGTCATAGAGGAGCAGATGTAGTCTGAGGAAGGAGAGGCTAGGATACATGCTGTTTTGATCCAAACTTACTTGGCTTCGTTGTAGCGGCcctggaagaaggagaagagcccTCGCACGTAGAAGGCTGCTGCTCGGAGGCAGTGTGAGCTGCAGGAAAGCAGGGTCACAGTTGGGTACAGAAAAAAAGTTTCCAAAAGGCAGCCCCTGCACACTGTCTAAAGGGTGGGCTGCAAGCAATATTAAGTATGTATGGAGATCTGGAGCCCACAGGAGCATATACCACCCCAGAGCAATGGGGGAGTGGAATGTCTATGTTGGACACAGCTGGCTCACCTGACCGGGAAGCTGTGGTCCGGGTTTATCCTCTCAAGCAAACTGTACAGCTGGTGGAGAAACGTCAGTCAGAACTCCACCTAAAGGAGGCCAGGCCCTGAACATGCTACAGGGGATAGGGCTTCTTCCACTCTGTGGAAAGACTATCACAAACATGCAGCATGCCTGCCTTGCACAGCCTCAAGATGGAGTGTTCATCTGAGGGAAGCATGTAGGAGACAGGGGCAGAGTGGGGACACTGGGACACACAGTATCCTTGTGACCCAAGAGTCCCTGTCAGCCAGGGTGGTGGAGGTTGGGCTTCCTGCTTCTCCCAGCCCAGACCTGGAAAGTTGGCCACAGTTTGTGTAGACAAAAGATGATGGTGACCAGGGGCTAGAATGAAggctgtagaggtcagagaaaatGGGCCACTCTGGAGGGACTCTAGGGTGGGACATCCTAGGGTCAGAGAAGAAGCTAAGTTTGTGGCTCTGCCTAGGAAGCCCAGATAAAAACACTTGGCTTATGAGGACAGCCCTTTGAGGGTGGCCAATCTACCCATCTGGTTTGGGGCTGACGTGTGGCTCTGTGGCAGAATGCTAGGCAACAAGCAAGAGCCCCAGGTTGGATGCAAactccaaatttttttttttgtccttttgttttgcttttttgagatagATGTAGCCCTCACCATTTTGGAATTTGCTCTatggaccaggctgtccttgaacccagagacccacctgcctctgcctcctgagtgcctggattaaaggcatgcactgtgACCACCCAACGATGTCTTTTTAAGTACAATGTGGGATCAATAAAGATGAATGGCTTAGGATGAAACAGAGGCCACATGGCTGCAGGAGTGCTATCCCAGTTCTGACCCTCACAGAACACTAAACATGTGGGCTTTTCTAAGGTCTATGGATGCCTAGGACACCCTTAGCCCCCACACGAGAGATGGAGAAGGATACCGAACATGAAGCATGTCACCTACTACCTCTTGGTGTCTATTTCCTTCTCGTATATACACACTCGCAAGGTTGGTCACGATGAAGGCCCACAACTCCTGGTGGTTGGTGAGCTGGAATGAAAGATAGGGCTTTTAAGAGGCTAGCCTCACTGTCACACCCTGTTGGGGCCCGACTAGACACAGAGCTGCACAATGGCTCCTTTCAGACTCAATCAGCTCACTCCAAACCCAAGCACGAAGTGTAATTAGCTCCTCCTCCACCGGCAGCGGCAGGGTGGAGCTAGCTATTCTGATCCTGCCAATGACCAACAGTGGATAATGACAAGACTTGGTCTatacatagtccaggctggcttgaagTTCTCTATTCTTCCGGCTCAGGGTCCTAACAGCTAGGACCACAGGCCTGGAACTGCCCTGGCTTGCTTTTGCTTTGTAGTCTAACAGATGTACAGGGAGGCACGTTGGGCATGGTCTCTCCACTGAACCACTGATTATGTAAAGTGAGATGATcaagatccaggtgtggtggtgatgGCTGgtcattccagcacttgggaaggaagctgaggcaagataaaaaaacaaaacaaaataaaaatccccTTTTTCCCCAAGTcagtgttgggctggagagatggctcagcagtgacttctcttccagaggtcctgagttcaattcccagcaaccacatggtggctcacaaccatctgatgccctctactcatctgatgccctcttctggtgtgtctgaagacagcaacagcatactcatatacataaaataaatcaatcaatctttaaaaaaaaaaaaggccatgttTGTCTCTGAACtccatatgtagaccaggctagcttcaaatttacagagatccacaggtctctccctcccaagtgctgggatttgttataccaccacacctggtcagGCAAGATCAGAATTTAAGGCAAGTTGACTGCCTGTGCAACTGAGATATACTGTCATGAAAAACATAGGAAGGGGCTGCAGTTTGGCAATACaatacttgcctggcatgtgtgaaATTTTGGGTTCAATCTCCTTAGAAAAGCCCAGATGtttgggagaaggaggaaaggatgtGAGAGTCTAAGCAGCCTGGGCCCTCTGACTCCAATTTCCTACAGTTGTGGTCTAGCACACAAAAGCCCAGGGTTGTCTTTCCTGACCTGAACTGCAGCAGCATTGGTGTGTTGGTTGTGAACAACAGgagtctgagtttgaggacaaggTTGGTGTTTGTCTTAGCGCCTCTCCTTCCATGTATTGTCCAGAAGACTCCCTTCAGCACATGACTTAAGCATTGTGCTGCTGAGGCAAAGCCACATACAGAAGGTAAGACAACCTCTAAGAACAAGAGGTTCCTGGCACATTGCAGAAGGGCTCTGGCATTGCAGCAGGAGGGCCTGGGGTCTAGGGAGACAAGGGTGGAGCCAAAGGAGTGGGCAGCCAATTGACTCTTCACATAGCATTCAGACATATAGCAACCAAAGAGGGGAACTTCTATCCCACGGTCAGAAGAATGCTCCAGCCCCCTTGCTCATAAAACATAACATGCTCTATAAAATCTCTACTGGGGGCTCCCTGGGGAATAGGTCAATAGCCTCCCTTTCCTGCAAGGACACTGAGGCCAAGGTAGGGACATCCTTCCCTAGTCCTGGGCCAGGTGAGCACAGTGGGAGTTGAGTTGTCCCTAGAGGCAATTGTGCCACTCTGGGAGAAATGGACCAGCTTCTTAGGGACTAGTAGGTCAGTTGTCTAAGTGTGGGTGCCTTGTTGGGGACCCAGCCTCCCTGAGGTAAAACCTGTCCTCTGTTCCTGAGCACCTATCACAGGACTTAGGATAAGGGCACATCTCAGTCACTGTACATCCACATACTATGACTCTACCAAATCCCAGATGACTCCAAGAGCACCACAAACTGACCTAGTCTGAGAATGTCCTAGAACTTAACAGGTGTCAAAATGGCTACCCAGTGTCCCTGTACTCCTGATACATATATCCTTTCCTCATATCTTTCCAGGGTAGCCAAGAACTCTTTACCCTAGCCACTTCCCACCCCAAGAGGAACTGTGTCACGGTTGTGGCCACTGTCAGGCTAACTATAGTAGATGTGGGCTCAAAGTTTATAGCTCTTGCAGCAGACCTAATCTGGTCTCCATGCTTTTTTGTGTGGCAGCCAACCTTACACCATATTGTTACTCAGGAAGCCAGCCTTACCCGAAGGGCTGTGGTAAATTGGGCTTCAGCATTATCCATGCAGTTCACGGAGACACAATACAGGCCCTGAAAGGACAGGCATACATGTAGGGCTCAGGTCAGAACCAGGGCAGCTGACCCAGTGACCATAGGCAAGCATAATTGTACTGGGCCCTAGGAtgagcttcaggctattataaaggACCCCTCCCCACAACAGAACAGAGCTCATGTTTGGACGCTGCCTGGGTAGTATCACAGGGTTATTTACTGGAATGCCCAGATCCTTTCAGGGTGGATCACATCCTTTGCTAGGTATGTGCTTGATTTTGGCAAGAGTGGGGTCCAGTGCCTGGGGCATACTCACCAACAGTGTGTGCAACTGGGCAGCATGGTTGGAGAAGAGCCTAGGGGACTGCTGGCATAGCTGGCAGACCTGGGAGATCTGAGGAGAGAACCAAGGTTCCTGTTCTGGGACCTGGCACTGGGGTGCAGCCCCAAGGCTGGAAGACATGCTCCCATCTACTTGCCAAACTGGGGGTCAAAGTCCTGGCAGGAGGAGCCACCACATGGAGAGGAtgaccctgctctcctttctccttgcaCATGCTGACCTTCGTCCCAGTTTCAGGTTATAAAATGCCTCTCCAATGTTCTCAGGAAGGTGTGCATTTTGGTGACATGGGTCCCAGTCATATCTCAATGTTCCCCGAGCATACAAGTTTTAGGGAACCAGACTATTGGCTTTACACTGGATTCTACAACCCAGGCTAGAGCAGTGACAGTGAAATCACTGTACCCTCCCCTCTTGACACCTGTGTCCACATCCAGACCAGCTCCCACATCCCGCTCTCTGTGCTTCCTACCTCCTGTAGTGCAGTGGCCTTGTGGCCTGTGACAAGCCGGCACATGATGATATGCTCCAGCAGGATCACTTGGAAAGACGACAGGATAGGGCTGCAGTCCAGCACTGGGGACAGGAGGCAGGGGTGAACATGCAAGCATGGTACCACCCGGCCCCACCCACATCATCCCCGATGTAGCCTCTCCCCATCTAGATAAGGACGTAAGCTCAAACCAATGCCATTGTGAAGCATCCTAAAGCTAAGAAGTGCCCAGTGGATAAGGCTCAGGTAAAGCAGGAGCTTATCAAGCACAGGTCAGGTCCTGGCTTGAATGCCAAGCACCAAAAGCCACAGGAAACTCTGGGCTGAGCACTGCATTACATACAGGCCATATCTACAGAGGCTGCCTGCTACTACTGCTAAGAGCTCAAGAACCTTCTGGGTGGGTTCTCCAAGATGTCTTCAACTGTGCATGTGAGTGGGACAGAGCTCAAGCCATGGGGAGCTCAGGCACTTCCTGGCAACCCTGCATAGATCTCTTGGGTGAGGAAAAAGTTGTTGCCTACACagcttaaggaaaagaaaagcacagtTCCACAGGCTCAAAGAGATTAAGAGGAAGGCTAAGGCCACATGCACCCAGGATGCATGAAATAGTCAAGTGTGTGGCTAGAACCCTAGACTCTGGAGGATTCACACatagtaggtaggtaggtgagaGCTAGGTTCTGACCCTGGCCTCCCTGAACATGGCAATGTCCTAATGTCAAGGAAACTTGGGACTGCTCGAGTCCCCGCCCAGGTAGCACTTACTCTTAAGCTTCTCCAACTGCATGAGCGCCTTGTCTGTGTACTTCTGTGCCTTCTCCAGGTAACCAGCCTGCATCGAATGCATCACTGTGACCTGCAAGGAGACAGGTGGTGGTCACAAGGCTCTCTCCCCGCCCGGGCCCAGGGTGGCAGGACTCACCAGGTAGAcgagcacacacatgtgctcctTGGGCAGCCAGTGGAAGAGGTCAGCAGGGTTGCTGGGCAGGATTTCATCATCATGTAGTGTGGAGATGGTCTGAATGCACTGCTGCAGCTGCTTCAGGCACGGCTTGACGCTCTTCACCTGTGGTGTGCAGGCCTCAACATCACACCCCAGGAGGCCTGGCAACCTTGCCCAGCTCCTGGATGGGGACTCTTTCTCCTACTGCAGGAGCTCTTCTCCTCAGGTCTTGGCCTCCCAGAAGCCAGGCTTCACGGAGGCAAGAAGTAGTTACCTCCCACAAATAGAAACCCTGTTAGCACTGTGGCTTCTGTTAACCCTCCTGACATCCTAAGCCTCTCAGGGACAGCTATGGTTCTCAGCATTCAGGGACAGCTAAAGGCTGCCATGTTTTTATATGCTGAATGAGGAGCTGGGCCCAAAGGGACCACAAGGAAGGCCCTTACTAACAACAGGTTCACTGAGCATTTCTTGGGTCCCCACAACACTGGCCTAGCACCTCACAGGGACT
The Mus musculus strain C57BL/6J chromosome 8, GRCm38.p6 C57BL/6J genome window above contains:
- the Mau2 gene encoding MAU2 chromatid cohesion factor homolog isoform 6 (isoform 6 is encoded by transcript variant 6): MERKLQEVHPLLTLCGQIVENWQGNPIQKESLRVFFLVLQVTHYLDAGQVKSVKPCLKQLQQCIQTISTLHDDEILPSNPADLFHWLPKEHMCVLVTVMHSMQAGYLEKAQKYTDKALMQLEKLKMLDCSPILSSFQVILLEHIIMCRLVTGHKATALQEISQVCQLCQQSPRLFSNHAAQLHTLLGLYCVSVNCMDNAEAQFTTALRLTNHQELWAFIVTNLASVYIREGNRHQELYSLLERINPDHSFPVSSHCLRAAAFYVRGLFSFFQGRYNEAKRFLRETLKMSNAEDLNRLTACSLVLLGHIFYVLGNHRESNNMVVPAMQLASKIPDMSVQLWSSALLRDLNKACGNAMDAHEAAQMHQNFSQQLLQDHIEACSLPEHNLITWTDGPPPVQFQAQNGPNTSLASLL
- the Mau2 gene encoding MAU2 chromatid cohesion factor homolog isoform 4 (isoform 4 is encoded by transcript variant 4), with translation MERKLQEVHPLLTLCGQIVENWQGNPIQKESLRVFFLVLQVTHYLDAGQVKSVKPCLKQLQQCIQTISTLHDDEILPSNPADLFHWLPKEHMCVLVYLVTVMHSMQAGYLEKAQKYTDKALMQLEKLKMLDCSPILSSFQVILLEHIIMCRLVTGHKATALQEISQVCQLCQQSPRLFSNHAAQLHTLLGLYCVSVNCMDNAEAQFTTALRLTNHQELWAFIVTNLASVYIREGNRHQEVLYSLLERINPDHSFPVSSHCLRAAAFYVRGLFSFFQGRYNEAKRFLRETLKMSNAEDLNRLTACSLVLLGHIFYVLGNHRESNNMVVPAMQLASKIPDMSVQLWSSALLRDLNKACGNAMDAHEAAQMHQNFSQQLLQDHIEACSLPEHNLITWTDGPPPVQFQAQNGPNTSLASLL
- the Mau2 gene encoding MAU2 chromatid cohesion factor homolog isoform 5 (isoform 5 is encoded by transcript variant 5); amino-acid sequence: MERKLQEVHPLLTLCGQIVENWQGNPIQKESLRVFFLVLQVTHYLDAGQVKSVKPCLKQLQQCIQTISTLHDDEILPSNPADLFHWLPKEHMCVLVYLVTVMHSMQAGYLEKAQKYTDKALMQLEKLKMLDCSPILSSFQVILLEHIIMCRLVTGHKATALQEISQVCQLCQQSPRLFSNHAAQLHTLLGLYCVSVNCMDNAEAQFTTALRLTNHQELWAFIVTNLASVYIREGNRHQELYSLLERINPDHSFPVSSHCLRAAAFYVRGLFSFFQGRYNEAKRFLRETLKMSNAEDLNRLTACSLVLLGHIFYVLGNHRESNNMVVPAMQLASKIPDMSVQLWSSALLRDLNKACGNAMDAHEAAQMHQNFSQQLLQDHIEACSLPEHNLITWTDGPPPVQFQAQNGPNTSLASLL